The DNA sequence GTTGCTGTCCTTTATGACCGCAACACGTGCGTTGGCTGTAGAGGCTGGCTTTGGGATTTTCCCCTCAGCCTGCTTAGCCATTAAAGATTGCCTGTAAGGGCAATTCTTTGAATTTGCCGAGTGACCGCTCACTCCACAATTTGCACACCTGAGCACGAACTCAGGCTGCATACTAACCGCACCTGTCTTACTGTCCCTAACAGCCACGACGCGCGGTTTCGAAACGCCCTTAGGTATGGTGCATTTACCGGCACCATGGTCGCCCGCGCACTTAACACACCTGTAAGGCATGTTGCAACCGTTCGCGGTATGTCCGTACCTCTGACAATTGAAGCATTGCGTCAAGCCCTTCTTCGTGTCTTTTCTCACGTAGACACGATGGCTTAGCAATCTTTCCACACCGTATAACGCGACGATATCCGATTCTTTATCTAGGTGAATAAGCCATTTGCCTTCACCTAGATTCACGACGCGTTTGATAATGATGTTAATGGGAAGAGCACATAATGCACTCTTCACATCACCATCGCTAAACGATGACGACAAGCCCTCTATCACGACCGAGTGAGCCTGTCCTTTCGGGGAATAGGTTATCGCAGAGATAGCCTTTTCCTTAATCAACTTTAAAATAGCAGAATGCTCTTCTAAAGTCGAGACCCGAACACTAGCTCCATTACGCCCGAGCAATGACAAAGTAAATTTGTCATGGCCTAGCAACGTTTTTAGGTTTTCACCGAACTCGCGAATATTCGTGTTATAAATTTTCACGATCGGCACTTTTTCACTTTTTCCGCGTTTCTCCGTCGACTCGCGTTTTTCCCTAGCTTCACACTCGCGATTGTCCGTCTTCGAAACACTGTTCACacttttttcactatttttcacTCTACTCAcgttattttcgttttcattctCCAACTTCCTCGATCTTTTTGCCTCTTCCGGCGTCTTTCCATCGATTACAGGGCCAGCGTATAGTACCACGGCCTTCCTTTTGGCCTTCTTCTTGGTGACGGTGGTCCACTGATTACCTTCATCTTTTTCTTGTGAGGCCGGCGTTGCCTTCACTTCTTCCTTCTTCTTCTCCCCGGGCATTGGCTTCTTGCACCCGGGCTGGTGCACCGGCGTTGTGCCACCAGTAGCCTTCAATCGGCTTATCTCCTCGCTCATTGCATTCATCTGCGCTTCCATTCGTTGGATGATACGGTGGCAGATGACATTCTCCTTTATGGCTTTCCGGCATTCAGCCAGTTGAGCAACCATGCCGTCAAAATGCTTCTTCTTGACGTGTACAGTATCGCCATCGTGTGTGACCTCGAAGTCGTACTCAATATCCATTTCCATGTCTCCGCTACCTGCGGTTAGAGATGCGGTGGCTTCAACTACGGCGGCGTCAGACATGTTTATGTTTTTCACTTAGATTCACTTCAAGCACTAATATACACTAACACGCGTGTACGTttattatatatgatttttaccGTTCAACGTAGCTATTCTTGGGTACATCGGAATTATGAGAAGTACATAGTAGTCagctacgaaattttgtgaattcttgtgtggaagagaataaattttttcacaaaagttttgatagaataattaaatttatgatgacatagtaaatatatttaattggaatttatcacatttctctagtagagatatccacctaaatgacaaaaaggatttcaattaataatattgaagggctagagtattataatcttttgagttgaaagtttataaaagtgtcatcataaatttccaactaaattatataaattttactatttttattgaaaattttataaaataaaaaatttatagggaatcttgatatgttttctttaaagaaatacgaaaaaattatacaatttgcatagttttcatggtaaaatattcaattatattatgtcgtctatgacagtggaattcatcatattgggatattttccatgaataaaagtttttctgcaaattaatttcaaagctcaaaagtaaaaatgttttaggaaattttcattcaaaaatataatagaaatcacacatttatactaaaatataacattattaataaaaagtgtcaaattgtaacgaaaagttaaaataatcgtgaaggtgtggtatatcatgtacagcgatgttaacaatgttgaatatagttgaaaccataaaattaaaatatttgcaaaagaaattaaatatatatataaaaaatattaaaacatcgtagaaaaaatacatgtcggattataataccattttaacaaaattttaaatcgaaataatatgaataaaaatttgccatagctgatataccacctctagccaaattttaagaaattggctatttttgatataaaatttcgcagaaaaactaaaagaattataaaaacagatggaataaatttaagtctaacgactttaggaaatatataaactataaacaccctagaaaattcaaaaataatcttcgATTTGTTACGAAAAGTTTGCCATATagtgttagaaaatatttcataaaatgtttgccgcattgaatgtagcattagatgaaaataagaaacaaatcctcctacttatatcttttcttcttttaaaaaataaattaatagaaaataaattgtgaatgagtacgaaaaaatgtaaaaccattggaaagcaaaatctacatcatatatcaacattcccttcatatccaacctaatacaaaaaaaaacacaaatgcaatatattttattgatatcaaataattaagaataaattcttgtcaactgtaaagtattgaaaaaaatttttctctttttataaaaatattgtggtcctgaaaaggaccgattgtttttgtaaaaaaagttggcttttaatatgtcaaaaatttaagcacGTTCTCCACGAATACGTCTGGCCAATTGGATATCCTTAGGCATGATGGTGACACGCTTAGCATGGATGGCACACAAGTTGGTATCTTCGAATAGACCAACCAAGTAGGCTTCGCTGGCTTCTTGCAAGGCCATGACAGCAGAACTCTGGAAACGCAAGTCAGTTTTGAAATCTTGGGCAATTTCACGAACCAAACGTTGGAAAGGCAATTTGCGGATCAACAATTCTGTGCTCTTTTGGTAACGACGGATTTCACGCAAAGCAACGGTACCAGGGCGGAAACGATGGGGTTTCTTGACACCGCCGGTGGCTGGGGCACTCTTACGAGCAGCTTTAGTAGCCAATTGCTTACGAGGGGCTTTGCCACCGGTAGATTTACGGGCAGTTTGCTTGGTACGAGCCATTTttcactttatatttttttcacttcacgATATGAACACAAACACTTTCAAGATAGTATTAATTGTGTGCCGAGCATGAAcgcgcatatttatagaaaaattgagcgcgcaaactgttagttaagggtgtgtgtagggaaagattgaaatattgtatcttacagctgcctgtataaacacgaagtatacacgaacgaatccgagggtagatcgtgtcattaatattagtaagcatttcagggcatttttgtataaatagaagCGAAATGATGTTGGAACAGTATTAGTTCTTGTGCAACGTTTGTgaagtgaatttaaaaaaaaagtgaaaaatgactggtcgtggtaaaggtggcaaaggcttgggaaaaggtggcgctaaacgtcatcgtaaagtgttgcgtgataacatccaaggtattaccaagcctgcaatcagacgtttggctcgtcgtggcggtgtaaaacgtatctctggattgatatacgaagaaacccgtggtgtcctcaaggtgtttttggaaaacgttattcgtgatgctgtcacctacaccgaacatgctaagcgtaaaaccgtcaccgctatggatgtcgtctacgctttgaagagacaaggccgcactttgtacggtttcggcggttaaacattttcttgacgctatttggagaatatttaaatactttaatacaaaaacaatcggtccttttcaggaccacaaaatatatttacaaaagagatcatcttgttacaaatttatttaattattttaataaaattttaaatttacttggtttaaataaaattacaaacatttggtttgccgtcggcaaaacattgttactaacccaatgaaacaattatgtatggacttaCCAAAGGCGACTACTATGCTATTTTTCTGCCGTCGGCACTTGAAAAACATGACAcactacaaaagaaaaacactacGAATGTAATACATACGAAACATATATGCAATTCTCAATATGCCATTTCTCGTCCCATTCcccaaagaaaatgattctatgattctcttactcttttgcagaaatcaaagaaaatgattctatgttGCACTGTACTCGATCCTAGTCTCATTtgttcttactctctttttgcagaaatcaatTATGTATGTATTGGTACAAACAACTTCCTCTGTCATCAACTATTTGCAACTTTCCGCTAGAAGTTACGAACACTTACGATCCTACTAGACTTCGGCATTGCCAAAGCATACAAAAGATACATATGTAGTAAATAATCAGAGTTGAtacagatgaaaataaaaacacttcggctcagaaaacgaatgctctcttaatgaaattggtgggaatttgttgttttgcgatattaggaataaatggcattagataggaacaaaatgaaaatatgaagtggcgaaatttttcgataaactaaatatatgtatatatagtgacgaaatttttcgatgccataacagatgaatatcttcatataaatttttttatagtaaattttattgttacagaaaaaaagtatgtatgaaattatattgtttgaaagtattttttctctttttaaaaatgttttgtcgtcctgaaaaggacggattgttgtttgatagagatacgatggtctgtatttacattttcttgtagataatttaagccttcttttcggtcttcttgggcaagagaacagcttggatgtttggcaatacaccaccttgagcaatggtgacaccggacaacaatttgttcaattcttcgtcattacggatagccaattgcaagtgacgagggataattcttgtctttttgttgtcacgagcagcgttaccagccaattcaagaacttcagcggccaagtattccatcacagcagccaagtaaactggagctccagcaccaacacgctcagcatagttgcctttgcgcaaaagacgatggatacgaccgacggggaattgaagcccagcacgattggaacgagactttgcctttcccttaactttgccacctttaccgcgtccagacatgtttcaaatttttttttctttttcacttcacttcacaaaACACTAATGATAGCGTTTTACTAGTTGTCAGTTCTTTATATACTTTTCGTTCGAGCTATTTAATACATTTGAGGGTTGTTTTGCTGCACGAAGTGGCTCGTTTTCCGCTACCTGAATATCTTGTCCACGAAATGGTACAAATGTGTGCTCATCGCTGCAAacacacaaaattctcttttgaacagtgtaaacagtgtttgtgtgaaaaaaaaatagtgaaaatgcctccaaaagccagtggtaaagcagcaaagaaggccggcaaagcccaaaagaacatcacaaagggtgacaagaccaagagacgcaccaagcgtaaggagagttatgccatctacatttacaaagtgttgaagcaagtacatcccgatactggtatctcttcaaaggcaatgagcatcatgaacagtttcgttaatgatatcttcgaacgtattgccgccgaagcctctcgtttggctcactacaacaagcgttccaccatcaccagtcgggaaatccaaactgccgttcgtctattattgcccggtgaattggctaagcacgctgtcagtgaaggtaccaaagccgttactaagtacaccagctccaagtaaatggcttcatatttcgtcgaaaatttatttcctccaccatcaaaggcccttttcagggccacaaaaatcattaaaaaagagattttctttgttgatcaactaaaaacaaaatatccttattttatttcaataaaaaaaaaaaataaatacatcttccatcgaataataacaaataattgatttttcaactaagaaaaattcaatgttgtaatcttcattttattaaaattctattatggcatttcattactatgtctaacttctattaaaattctaatttggcatttcattactgtttcttcaatatttcttctttttatttttcttcattataataacgtcgctataatatttttctcagagtaaaagactttattacattgatcgtatgcattactgtaaatggcgtagttaaaggatgtgtgtgtgtgtgtgagagagagagttttgatgatgactctatgcgtaggtatatgaaacctttttttctagaattctaattgctgtggtttattaccacatcccaattggctaatccagttttggaaaaattcccataaaacatgtgattataaatttcaattttaccatgaaaaatagattaagtacaatgtatatttatttaaataaaaattaggtaac is a window from the Haematobia irritans isolate KBUSLIRL unplaced genomic scaffold, ASM5000362v1 scaffold_6, whole genome shotgun sequence genome containing:
- the LOC142242656 gene encoding histone H3 — translated: MARTKQTARKSTGGKAPRKQLATKAARKSAPATGGVKKPHRFRPGTVALREIRRYQKSTELLIRKLPFQRLVREIAQDFKTDLRFQSSAVMALQEASEAYLVGLFEDTNLCAIHAKRVTIMPKDIQLARRIRGERA
- the LOC142242738 gene encoding histone H2A, which produces MSGRGKGGKVKGKAKSRSNRAGLQFPVGRIHRLLRKGNYAERVGAGAPVYLAAVMEYLAAEVLELAGNAARDNKKTRIIPRHLQLAIRNDEELNKLLSGVTIAQGGVLPNIQAVLLPKKTEKKA